A region of Bos javanicus breed banteng chromosome 17, ARS-OSU_banteng_1.0, whole genome shotgun sequence DNA encodes the following proteins:
- the CHFR gene encoding E3 ubiquitin-protein ligase CHFR, whose amino-acid sequence MERPGEGEQPPQQQPWGRLLRLGAEEGEPHVLLRKREWTIGRRRGCDLSFPGNKLVSGDHCKITVDEKSGQVSLEDTSANGTVINKLKVVKKQTCPLQTGDVIYLVYRKNEPEHNVAYLYESLNEKQGVTQDSFEANKENVFHVTKDTSGAGRGDDPQDPQVLLSSPATQVCFEEPQPSTSTSDLFPTASTSSMEPTSSGRGPPSSSSSRGTDISPKGCGPSVTSDEISSFPLTLPDREGASFSLSEPQDQEDLEPVKKRVKADGEPDLNLPILVTDPGRDPPAALDVRAEAMKPDKMEETLTCIICQDLLHDCVSLQPCMHTFCAACYSGWMERSALCPTCRCPVERICKNHILNNLVEAYLLQHPDKRRSEEDLRSMAARNKITQDMLQPKVRRAFSDEEGSSEDLLELSDVDSESSDVSQPSIVCRQCPEYRRQAGQPLPYPGPGSEPGAPQVPGDAPSTSASVTAAQDYVCALQGSHAICTCCFQPMPDRRAERERDPRIAPQQCAICLQPFCHLYWGCARTGCLGCLAPFCELNLGDRCLDGVLSNNNYESDVLKNYLATRGLTWKNMLTESLGALQRGVFLLSDYRITGNTVLCYCCGLRSFRELTYQYRQNIPASELPAAVTSRPDCYWGRNCRTQVKAHHAMKFNHICEQTRFKN is encoded by the exons ATGGAGCGGCCGGGGGAAGGCGAGCAGCCGCCCCAGCAGCAGCCGTGGGGAAGGCTTCTTCGCCTGGGCGCCGAGGAGGGCGAGCCGCACGTCCTCCTGAGGAAACGGGAGTGGACCATCGGGCGAAGAAGAG GTTGTGACCTTTCATTCCCTGGCAATAAATTGGTCTCTGGAGATCACTGTAAAATTACAGTGGATGAAAAATCTGGTCAGGTATCACTGGAAGATACCAG TGCCAATGGAACTGTCATTAACAAGCTGAAGGTTGTTAAGAAGCAAACTTGCCCTTTACAGACTGGGGATGTCATCTACTTGGTGTACAGGAAGAATGAGCCAGAACACA ACGTGGCATACCTCTACGAATCTCTAAATGAAAAGCAAGGTGTAACACAAGACTCCTTTG AAgctaataaagaaaatgtgttccaCGTGACCAAAGATACCTCAGGTGCAGGGCGAGGTGACGATCCTCAGGATCCCCAGGTCCTGCTGTCGTCACCCGCCACTCAGGTGTGCTTTGAGGAACCACAGCCATCGACGTCCACATCGGACCTCTTCCCCACGGCCTCTACCTCTTCCATGGAGCCCACCTCCTCAGGCCGAGGGCCTCCCTCCAGCTCCA GCTCCAGAGgtacagacatctctccaaagggGTGTGGTCCATCTGTGACAAGTGATGAAATCTCCAGCTTCCCTTTAACTCTCCCAGACAGAGAGGGGGCTTCCTTTTCTCTGTCGGAACCCCAGGATCAGGAGGATTTGGAGCCTGTTAAGAAGAGAGTAAAAGCAG ATGGGGAGCCAGACCTTAACCTGCCCATACTGGTCACAGACCCAGGCAGAGACCCTCCCGCTGCCCTTGACGTCAGAGCCGAGGCCATGAAGCCAGACAAGATGGAGGAGACGCTCACGTGCATCATCTGCCAGGACCTGCTGCACGACTGTGTGAG CCTGCAGCCCTGTATGCACACCTTCTGCGCTGCCTGCTACTCAGGCTGGATGGAGCGGTCTGCCCTGTGCCCCACCTGCCGCTGTCCGGTTGAGCGCATCTGTAAAAACCACATCCTCAACAACCTGGTGGAGGCGTACCTGCTGCAGCACCCGGACAAGAGGCGCAGCGAGGAGGATCTGCGCAGCATGGCCGCCAGGAACAAGATCACACAGGACATGCTGCAGCCCAAGGTCAGGAGGGCCTTCTCCGACGAGGAGGGCAGCTCTGAGGACCTGCTGGAGCTGTCGGACGTGGACAGTGAGTCCTCGGACGTTAG CCAGCCGTCCATCGTGTGCAGACAGTGCCCTGAGTACCGCAGGCAGGCGGGGCAGCCCCTTCCCTACCCAGGGCCCGGCAGCGAGCCAGGGGCACCGCAGGTCCCCGGGGATGCACCGTCCACGTCCGCCAGTGTCACGGCAG CCCAGGACTACGTGTGCGCCCTGCAAGGAAGCCACGCCATATGCACCTGCTGCTTCCAGCCCATGCCCGACCGGAGAGCGGAGCGTGAGCGGGACCCCCGCATCGCCCCCCAGCAGT GTGCCATCTGCCTGCAGCCCTTCTGCCACCTATACTGGGGCTGTGCCCGGACTGGCTGCCTCGGCTGCCTGGCCCCGTTCTGCG AGCTCAACCTGGGTGACCGGTGTCTGGACGGGGTGCTGAGCAACAACAACTATGAGTCGGACGTCCTGAAG AATTACCTGGCCACCAGGGGTTTGACATGGAAAAACATGTTGACTGAGAGCCTCGGGGCTCTGCAGAGGGGAGTATTCCTGCTGTCTG ATTACAGAATCACCGGGAACACCGTGCTGTGCTACTGCTGTGGCCTGCGGAGCTTCCGCGAGCTCACCTACCAGTATCGGCAGAACATTCCtgcttctgagctaccag cGGCCGTCACATCCCGTCCTGATTGCTACTGGGGCCGCAACTGCCGCACTCAGGTGAAGGCCCACCATGCAAT GAAATTCAATCACATCTGTGAACAGACGAGGTTCAAGAACTGA